From a single Pleurodeles waltl isolate 20211129_DDA chromosome 8, aPleWal1.hap1.20221129, whole genome shotgun sequence genomic region:
- the TCEANC gene encoding transcription elongation factor A N-terminal and central domain-containing protein produces the protein MTVKKEIITRVHLIQKLLTEKDYEDIKCHLAELESTDVTVDLLQETDMVTVVYRVLKTCPSQNLKKKAKLLLSKWKVLYRNAYHGPKHPQNGISLEKKKGDEENLKLFAEKPMEASLEHSSLEVLHSSYPLPLEGVQKEAYSALKIDISPGQRDNPCCHLGLVKNVIQQEKEQNTSALRSKCTELLYRALADSITSQANEDGVTWDIAKKIEEGVFFAHTNNDKKYKICIRSKVSNLKNPKNPLLRQHLLSGTLSPNEFVKMTAQEMASDELRRLRASYTELSVLEHQLPQGVEGTTTNKIKCRRCDNFSCTVTAIPRGTLFLPGWVQNGKPDDDLMTFVICNVCGEKWYNNGWVCL, from the coding sequence ATGACTGTGAAGAAAGAGATCATAACCAGAGTCCATCTGATTCAGAAACTGCTCACTGAAAAAGATTATGAAGATATAAAATGCCATTTAGCTGAGCTGGAAagcacagatgtgactgttgaTCTTTTGCAAGAAACTGACATGGTTACTgttgtgtacagagtcctaaagaccTGCCCATCACAGAATTTGAAAAAGAAAGCAAAGCTTTTGTTATCGAAGTGGAAAGTGCTTTACAGAAATGCCTACCATGGACCCAAGCATCCACAAAATGGCATTTCTCTAGAAAAGAAAAAGGGTGATGAAGAAAATCTTAAATTGTTTGCAGAAAAGCCAATGGAGGCCTCTTTGGAGCACAGTTCTCTTGAAGTATTGCACTCATCATATCCATTGCCATTGGAAGGTGTACAAAAGGAAGCATACAGTGCACTGAAGATCGATATCAGTCCTGGTCAAAGGGACAATCCCTGTTGTCATTTGGGACTGGTGAAAAATGTAATCCAACAGGAAAAGGAACAAAATACGTCAGCTCTGAGGAGCAAATGCACAGAGTTGCTTTACCGAGCTTTGGCAGATTCCATTACATCACAAGCAAATGAAGATGGGGTGACCTGGGACATAGCAAAGAAAATCGAAGAGGGTGTCTTCTTTGCACACACCAACAATGACAAAAAGTACAAAATCTGCATCAGAAGCAAAGTCTCAAACCTGAAGAACCCTAAAAACCCCCTCTTGAGGCAACATTTACTCTCGGGAACTCTTAGCCCAAACGAATTTGTTAAAATGACTGCCCAGGAAATGGCTAGTGATGAGTTAAGGAGACTCAGGGCTTCATATACAGAATTGTCAGTCTTGGAACACCAGCTTCCCCAAGGTGTGGAGGGAACAAccacaaataaaattaaatgtcGGCGATGTGATAACTTCAGTTGCACAGTAACAGCAATTCCTAGAGGAACCCTGTTCCTCCCTGGTTGGGTGCAAAATGGAAAACCAGACGACGACCTGATGACTTTTGTTATTTGTAATGTTTGCGGAGAGAAATGGTACAACAATGGATGGGTTTGCTTATGA